The genomic region GTCGCCAGGCGCACCCGCACGAGACACCGGCGGCGCCACCCATGGTCGATGTCGAGCGAAGGACGGTATTCGGACTCGAATCGCCGCGCGGCGAAGCAGCGGAGGGACCGAATGGCTAGTCGCGCCCACGCGAGGCGTGCACGTCTGGCGACCTTTGGCCTGGGTCTCGTCGTGACCGGCGTGGATCAGGCCATCAAGCTCATGGTGGACGCGGTGCTCCCGCCCGGCGGGGCCACGATCGGGCCGGTGTTCACCCTGCGGCGAGTGAACAATCCCGGCGTCAACTTCGGGCTGTTCAGCGACCATCCCGCACCGATCCTGATCATCACCGTGGCAATCGGCGTGGGCTTCGCCGCCTACGTCGCCGCGCGGCCGCCGCGGCGGTGGTGGCAGATTGCCGCCTTTGCGCTGCTGATCGGCGGCGCGTTCGGCAACGTGATTGACCGTCTGCGCATCGGCGCGGTCTTCGACTATCTCAACATTGCGCCGTTCGTTGGCTTTTTGAATTTCGCGGACCTGGCCATCGGCGCAGGGCTGATCGTGCTGGTTGCGGACAGCCTGCGCGAGCGGCGGCCGGCGGCCAATCCTCCGGCCGGCGCCAACGGGGGTCCGGCCCCACCGGGCTAGGCTATGGGTACCCCCGGCGCGATTCGAACGCGCGCGCCCGGCTCCGGAGGCCGGCGCTCTATCCACTGAGCTACGGGGGCTGCGCTGTCATTCTAGACGGCGCAATCCGTGACGAAAGGGTCCGGAGCGCATGGAGACATGGCGGCTGCTCGTTGACCCGGCAGCGGCCGGCGCGCGGAACATGGCGATCGACCAGGCCATGGCGGAAGCCGTGCAGCGCGGCGACGCTCCGCCCACGCTGCGCTTCTACAGCTGGCGGCCGCGCGCGCTTTCCCTCGGCTATCACCAGCCGCTGCACCTCGTGGACCGCTCGCTGGCGCGGCAACGCGGCATCGATGTCGTGCGCCGGATCACCGGCGGCGCGGCCCTGCTGCACAGCGACGAGCTGACCTATGCAATCGCGGTTCCGCGGCGGCATCGGTTGGTGCGAGGCGGGGTGCGGGCATCCTATGCGGCGCTCACGCAGGGGCTTGCCGCCGGACTGGAAGCCTTGGGGCTGGCGCCGGAGGCCGGCGCTCCCGCCCATGCGGCCGAGGAGACGCTGCCAAGCCTCTGCTTTTGGTCACCGAGCGGGCACGAGCTGTGGGTGGCCGAACACAAGATGGTCGCCAGTGCCCAGGGCCGAGTGCACGGCGGCGTGCTGCAGCACGGCAGCCTGGTGATGTCTCACGACCTGGACCTTCACCCGCTCACCCGCACGACGGCGCCCAACGCTTGCCCGCCGGGTCTGCGCGATGTCTTGCCGCAGCCCACGACGATTGGCGAATTGGTGCAGACCCTCACGCAGGGTGTGGCCGAGCGGCTGCGCATTGCGCCCCAGCCGGGCGCGCTTTCGCCCGCCGAGCGCAATCGCAGCGACGAGCTGGTCAAGGTACGGTACGCGCACGATGCCTGGCTCGCCCGCTGCTGACTCGGGATCTCAAGTGTCGGTGCTCGCCCGCGGGATGGCGGTGCTCCGCTCGGCGCAGCTCATTCTGGATGCGGGCTGCGGCGCCGGTCGCGCCGCCGTCGAGCTAGCCGCCGGCGCTCAGGTGATTGCCATGGATCGCGACGCCGAGGCGCTGGCGCAGGCGCCGCGGCATCCCAACATCTGGTACCTGCGGGCCGACGCCGACCGGGCGCCGATTGCCACCGACGCGCTGGACGCCGTCTTCAGCTTCGGGCTGCTGCAGATGCTCGGTGTCGATGGCAACGAAGACATCCGGCGCGCGCTGCGGGAGTTTCAGCGCACGCTGCGACCCACCGGCGTGGCGGTGATGGGCACGCTGGCGGACTTCAGAACCCATGACTCCCCATTTCGCAGCCTCACCGGCGCCGAGGTGTCGCAAGTCATGCGCAACACCTTTAACCTGCGCGAGCTCATCGGTCTGATGGATAGCGATGCTGCGGGGATTCGCTCGCGCTATTGGTACATCCACGCCGTACCAATCACCGGCCCGACGCCCCGCCGGCGGTCGGCAAAGCCGCATCGGGCTCGCGCTGGCGCCAAACGGCGCCAGTAACCGCGTCGCAGATCCACAACCGGCCCTGCCGCAGCGTGAGCCCGTGCGGCTCGAACGGGTCGCCATCGAGATCAAGGCGCTCAAGCACGGCGCCGTCCCGCGCGCTGAGCCGCAGCACGGTGCGATCCGAAGTGAAGGCGCACCATAGCGCCTTCCCGTCCCAGCCCAGCCCGTGGGCGCGGTCCATGGGCACCGGAATGACCCGGCGCGGCGCCAGCGATTCGGCGTCAACCAGCGTCAGGGCGCGCTGATCCAGCGTCGTGAGCCACAAGCCCTCGGCGGTCCACTCCAGGCCGTGCACGTCGCTATCGCCGGGCGCGCGAAACTGGGCCAGCATCGCGCCTGTATGGGGATCAGTTTTGACGATCCGAGTGTGCGCCGTGTCCATGGCCGTCGGCGGGCGCGTTTTCGGCAGGCCGTTGGAGCACATCCACAGCGCGCCGTGGCCGAAGGTCACCCCACTCGACTTTCCGGCGCCCGTGGCGAACGACCGGATGACCGTGCCGTCGTCGGGCGCGACCAGAAACGCTCGGCCCTGGTCCTGATCGGCGATCCACAGGCCCTCGGCGGTGGCCTGCAGCCCGTTGGGATGCGCCACCGGCGCCTGGAACGCGTGGTCGAAACGCCGGGTCACGGCGAAGCTTCGGCAGCCAGCGTCTGGATGGCGCGGCGTCCGAGGATGCGCACGTCCTCGCTGATGTGGCTGGCCCCAAGGTCTTTCGACGAGAACCAGCGCTGCTCGCTGTGCTCCGCCGCGGCCAACCGAGGCTCTCCGCCCACGGCGTGACCGAAATAGATGAGGTCGATGTGAAAGTGCCCGGGTTCGATGGTCTCCAACAGAATCGTTTCGGGTCGCGGCAGGCCCCGCACGTCATCGTCGTCCACGGGCAAGGTGTCGCCCACGATCGCAATGTCGAGGCCAGCCTCTTCGCGCACCTCGCGGCGCAGAGCCTGCGTGGGATCCTCGCCGGCCTCGATGTGCCCGCCGATGGGCAGCCACTTCTTGAGCTTGCGGTGGTTGACCAGCAGCACCTTGCCGTCACGCACCAGGAATCCGGTGGCGGTGAAGTGTTTGTCCGGAAGGGCAGGGCGGCTCACGCCGCGATTGTAGGCAGCCGCCGCCCCGCCATGGTGGAGATGGGGGCGAGTCGAACGCCCCGTCCAGAGGCCGTCACCCCGCCGCGTCTACAGGCATAGCCGATCGCTATGGTTCTCGCCGGCTTGCCCGCCGTTCGGCCGCGGGCAACCCGACCAGTCCGCGTGTCTTAGCCGGCATATGCGGACGCCTCTGCCGGCGCAGCCTAGAGTGTTGGCGCCTGGTCCGGCCCGCTAGGCACGAGCCGGGCAGACGTCACGGCGCTTAGGCCGCGAGTGGGAGCGCTTCTTGCTCGCCAGTTACTTGGTTTGCCGCCTTTTTTTCGAGCGTGACGGCGTGCTCGACCTGCAGCAGCGGACCTCGGACTTCTGTCGAAACCCGGCATCCCCAGCGATTCAATGCTAGCGCATGCGCCGCGCGATCTCACGCGCATCGTCGCGAGCGCGAATCTTCTCCCGTTTGTCATAGGCGCGCCGCCCCCGCACCAGGCCAATCTCGACCTTGGCCCACCCTTTCTCAAGGTAAAGCCGCAGGGGCACGGCGGTCTGCCCGGCCTGGTTGGTGTGGCGCGCCAGCTCGTCGATTTCGGCCCGATGGAGCAGCAACTTCCGGGGACGGTCGGGATCGTGATTGGCGTCGGCGGCCGGCTTGTAGCGCGCGATATGCACGTCGCGCAGAAAGGCCTCGCCATCCTGGACGGCGACATAGCCCTCGCGCAGCGAAACCGATCCGGTGCGCAGGCTCTTGATTTCGGTGCCGCGGAGCTCCAGGCCGGCATCGAACGTGTCCAGCACCACGTAGTCGTAGCGGGCGCGCCGGTTGACGGCAAGAGTGCGATTCCGGCTGGTCGGGGGCGGCGTCGCCTGCCGCCGCCGGCGTTTACGCGCCATGCGAGTCCGTGCCGGACCGTGCGCGACCCTCGCCCGCAGGCGGGCTGGGCGCGGGGCTAGCCGGCGGCCGAGGCGCTTCCGACCGGGACCATGCCTTCAAGCAACTTCTCGAGCGCCATGGTGTGGCTGCACGTCTGCCAAACCATGAAGAACTCGCAGTCACAACTCCACGCACCGTCGGCCAGCCTGATCACATGATCGTTGTTGTCGCCATCGAACCGCACCGTCAACGCCTCGAAGTGGATGCGATGCGGTTCCTGGGCGTACTTGTGGGCTTTCTGGACCTTGCTGATCAGACTCGACTGCACGCGAGACCTCCTTAGACCGCCCCACTCCAATGAAAAAGCGCCCGGACGTGACCGGGCACCCAAGGCTCAGCGGCTCGATGCGTTGAAAACCGCACGCAAACCAAGCGCTGCTGATGCATGGACGATTATAGCGCCGAGCGTTCGCGCCGTTCCGGCTACCACCCATATTGCAGGCGAATGGAGAGCCGCTCCGGCAGGCCGAGGTCCGTCATGCGGCGCTGGACCTGGGCGACGTCATAGGTCGCGCGCTCGACCTGGAGGGTGCGGGCCTCGGGATCGAACAGGGCAAAGGCCGCGCGCGGATCGCCGTCCCGCGGCTGACCCACGCTGCCGGGATTGACGATCAGTCGATCGTCGTCGACCACGATGCGCTGCCCCGGCGTCGGGACCTCGGTGGTGAAGGCTTCGCTGCCGGTGGCCCCACTGCGCCACCGGAACACCAGCGGGACGTGCGTGTGCCCCACGAGGCAGATGTCGCTGGCGAAATAGCCGAAATTGGCAATCGCGATGCGCGCGTTGGTGATGTATTCCCACACCGGATCTTGGGGGCTGCCGTGGGCGACCGCGACGTCGCCGAACATTCCGGCCGGCTCGAGGTCGGCCAGATACTGCCGGTTGACCGGCGTGAGCACGCCGCCGGTCCACTCGCAGGCCGTGCGGGCATCGGCGTTGAACCGAATCAGGTCGGCCTTGCCGATGGACCCCCAATCGTGATTTCCGACCAGCGAACGCAGGGGCAGCTCCCGCAGGCGCTCAACGACCTCGTTTGGGGACGGCCCATAGCCAACCAGATCGCCCAGGCACCAGACCTCGTCGACGCTGCCGGCGGCACGGAGCACGGCGTCGAGCGCGGTGAGGTTGCCATGCACGTCGGCAATGACCAGGATCGTCAGGAGCGCGCTCCGTCATTCGGTGCGCCCAAGGCGGCGCTGGGGCCATTATGCGCGGGCCTCCCCAACGTGTACGGCGCACCGTCGATCGTCGATACTGGAGGCGCTGCCGTTGCGCGCGGCAGCCGGCGTGGAGGTGGAACCGTGCGACGCAATTCCGGGCAAGTCCTGGTCGGGCTGATCATCATCGCGGTTGGGCTGGCCCTGCTGCTCGACAACCTCGACGTGGGCGGCAGCCCGTGGCGGTTCTTTCCCTCGGTCATTGCCCTGATCGGGCTTTGGGCGCTCGCGCGCACCGGCTTTCGCCAGCCCGTCGCCCCGCTGCTGCTGATCGCGATCGGCGTGACCGTGCAGCTTTCGATCCTGGATGAAGTGCCGGAAGGGGTGCGATCGGCAATCTGGCCGGTCCTAGTAATTCTCTTCGGTCTGATGCTCATCTTTTGGCGCACGTCGCGCAGACGTGCCGTCGCCGGCGCCGGCGACAGCGGGAGCTATGTCGCCATATTCCACGGAGTGCAAGACCGGGTGAACGGTCCCCTTGGGCAGATTCAGGCCACGGCGGCTTTTGGCAGCGTGGAGCTCGACCTGCGCGAGGCCCGCATCGAAAACCCGCCGGCGAACATCGATGTCTCGTGCCTCTTCGGCGGCATCGAGATTCGACTGCCGCCGGACGCGGCGGTGCAGAACGACGTGCTGGGGCTGTTCGGCGGCGTCGAAGATCAGCGTCGGGCCGGCGCTGCCGATGCCGTCACGATCAACCTGCGGGGAGCCGTCATTTTCGGCGGGCTGCGGATACTGGACTAATCTCCAGCCGCCAGAACTAGCCTTCGCTCCGAGCCGGAGGCGTGAGTCCCCGCGCCTCGACCGCCGCGATGAACTGCGCCCCGCGGTCGAACTCGTGCGCGAATAGTCCAAACGAGGCGCACGCCGGCGAGAGCAGCAGCGCGTCGCCGGGCTCGGCCATGTCGAGCGCGGCCGTGACGGCGGCGTCCATGTCGTCAACCGCCACCGGCGCCAGCGATCCCAACTGTGGGATCAAGCGATCGGTGCCCGCGCCCGGAAGCAGCACGACGCCGCGTATGCCGGCGTCGCTCTCCAAGCGCCGCGCCAGCGCGCTGAAGTCGAGCCGCTTGTCCGACCCGCCGGCGATGAGCGCCCAGGGCCCCGGAATGGTGTCGAGGGCCGCCAGGGTCGCGTCCGGAATGGTGGCGGTGGTGTCGTTATACACGCGGACCGAGCCGATGGTCCCAAGAAAGTCCTGACGGTGCGCCACGCCGGTGAAGCCAGCGACGGCTCGGCGAATCGCTGCCTCCGGCACGCCGAGCTCCTGGGCGGCCAGCGCCGCCGCCGCCAGGTTCGCGCGGTTGTGCGCCCCGCGCAGCGCGGCGTCGCTCCAGCCCGGCGGCTCAGCCCCGGCGGGAACCCGGACGACGCGGCCCCGCGCGCGGTTCGCGAACCAATCGCCCCACCCCGGACCGGCGGGCAGCACGGCCCAATCGCCCGGCTGCTGGGCGCGGAGCAGCTCGGCCTTGGCGGCGGCATAGGCCTCCATCGAGTCATAGCGATTGAGGTGATCGGGCAGCAGGTTGGTGACAATGGCGCCCGATGCGCGCGCGCCGGCTCCCGCCAGGCCCTCCGTTTGCCAGCTCGACATCTCGAGCACCACCACCTCGTCGGGTTGAATCTCGTCGAGCTGGGTCAGCGCCGAGACGCCCATGTTCCCCGCGAGCCGCGTGGGCCGTCCGGCGGCGTGCAGCATGGCATGCACGGCGGCAGCGGTGGTCGTCTTGCCGCGGGTGCCGGTCACGGCCACCACTTGCGACGCGGGACACCAGCGCAAGAACATGGTGAGCTCCATCTCGATGCGCGCGCCGGCCGCTCGCGCCACGGCCAGCGCCGGTGCATCCAGCGGAACCGCGGGGTTGCGCACCACGATCTCGGCGTCGCGAAAGTCCTGGAGATCGTGACGTCCGAGGACGTAGCGCACGCCGCGCGTCCCAAGCTGCTCCAGGCTCGGCGCCAATTGGGACGCGTCGCGCAGGTCCGTCACCACCAGCGACGCGCCATGGCGCCGCAAGAACTGGGCCACGCCCAGCCCTCCGCCGTGCAATCCCAGCCCCATCACCACCACGCGCCGACCGGTCAGCGCGCGCGGGCTGTCAATCGGCAGCGGTCGTGGCCGGTCAGTCATGACGCACATCCGGCCGGACAAAGACCATCGCCCGGCGGCAGCCCTGAATTCGGGCTGTCACGACAAACGCTTATGACAAGTCGCGCGGCGCCTATCTGAAACGATAGAGACGGGCTGCATGCACGGCGGACATCGGTCGAACAGTTTGACATATTTTGATGCTTCAAAATAGTTCGCCATCGTCGATGCCCGACTCGCGAACGATAAACTTCTCGCCTTTCGCGAAGGTGAACTATTGACATTGGCGTAGTAAGGCTTACAGTTGAAGCAGCTTACGGCCCCGGCCGTAACGTTGCTGCATTTTCGGGCTTGGGGAGGCTCGCTCGTGGTCCGTCATTCCGACCGCTTCGAATAAGGCACCGCCGTCGCCCATCCATTTTGGATGGGCGATTGTCTTTATGTGGGCAGTCGGCCAGGACGAGGTCCGCGGGCACAAGTTGTCAGGGGGAGGCAATCAATGGCAGCGGAGTGCACCAGTTTTCGGACCGCCCTCGCATGGTATACGGAGCAGCTCAGCCGGCGTCGGCGTCTGCCCGCTCGCGACGTGCGGCGCCAGATCGGATGGATTGACGACTTCCGCACCTGCCTGCCCCGACGAACGAGTCCCATCGAGGTCAGCGTGCGAGACATCGTGCTCTACTTCGCCGACCACTGCGACTCGTTCGACGACCCGGTTGAGTGGTTCCACCGCTACAAGGCCATCGAGTCGTTCTACGAGGAAATGACCCGCGAGTTCAACCTGCCCTCCAATCAGATTCGCGGCCTCTACGACGAGTCGGACCTGGACCCCGAGCTGCTGACCCGCATGCCGACCACGCCGAGCTTCGCGCCGGTGGACTGGTCGCGTGAGGAGCGGTACGCCTACTAGCGACCGCGGTCCTGCCAAGGGCGTACCATCAACGCATGGCGCACGAGGCAGATTCGAGTGAGGCGCCGCTAACCGCCAGCGGTTTCCGAGCCCGCAAGGGCGGGGCTCCGCTTGTGTGCGTCACGGCGTACGACGCCCCATTTGCCCGCCTCGCCGAAGCGGCAGGGGTCGACGGGATTCTCGTCGGCGACAGCCTGGGACCCAACGTGCTGGGGCACGCGCGCGAGTTGCACGTGACCGTCGATGACATCGTGCACCACACCGCCGCGGTCACCCGCGCCGTCTCCGCCACCCTGGTCATCGGCGACCTGCCGTTCATGTCCTACGCCACGCTCGACGACGCCCTGCACAACGCCGCGCGGCTGGTGCGCGACGGCGGCGCGACGGCGGTGAAGCTGGAAGGCGGAACCGAAGTCGCCGGCATCACCGAAGGGCTGACGGCCCGCGGCATCCCGGTCATGGCGCACGTGGGCCTCACGCCGCAGTCCGTGCTCGCGACCGGCGGCTATCTGGCGCAGGGCGTCAACCTGGCGGGAGCGCAGCGCGTGGTGGACGGCGCGCGTGCCCAGGAGGCTGCGGGCGCGTTTGCGGTAGTCCTGGAAGCCATTCCGGCGCGTCTGGCCGCCGTCGTGACGGAACAACTGTCGATTCCGACGATCGGCATCGGCGCCGGCCCGAACTGCGACGGCCAGATTCAGGTGCTGCACGATCTGCTGGGGCTGACCAGCCGAACGCTCCCGCGCCACGCGCGGCGCTATGCCGACCTGGCCGGCGCCGCCCGCGAGGCGTTGACGCAGTACCGCGACGAGGTCACGCAGGGCGCGTTCCCGACCGCCGAGCATGGATTCAAGATCCGCCGCGGGGTGATCGACCGCCTGGAGCTTGACTAGGCCGTCTCAGCCCGCCAGCAGAATCCCGGCGTCGCGAGCAATCCTGCGGCGCAGCCCGCGCACCCAGGGACCATAGGACGCCGCGTCAGCCACGACCGCGTTCGAGGTGACGATCATCACCGCCGCGCTGGCCGCATAGCGCAAGGCCGCGCGCACCACGGCGACCGGGTCCACGATGCCGGCCGCCAGCGGGTCGACGTATTCGCCGGTCGTGACGTCGAACGCGCGCGGCGGATCGGCCGCCGCGACGGCATCGGCCACGACGGCGCCCTCGAAACCGGCGTTGCGGGCGATCGTCGCCACCGGAGCCGCCAGCGCGCGCCGCACCACGCGCCAGCCGTAGGCCTCGTCCGCGTGCGCGTCGGGCGGCGCGGTGAGGTCCCGCGCGGCGCGGGCCAGCGCGGCCCCGCCGCCGGCCACGATGCCCTCCTCCAGGGCCGCGCGGGTTGCGGCCACGGCGTCCTCGACGCGCTGCCGCGCTTCCTGGCGCTCGGCATCCGTCGCCGCGGCGACGTGAATCTCCGAAACCGCTCCGGAAAGATTCCGGATGCGCTCTTCCAGCTTCTCGCGGTCGAACTGATTCTTCGCGCGGTCACGGTAGAGCCACAGCAGCTCCGCGCGATCGGCGACGGCCTGCGGCTCGCCCGCGCCACCCATGACCAACGTCTCGGTGGTGTCGCTGCGCACCCGCGCGGCGTGTCCCAGGACGCTCACGGGCACCGATCCCCATGGGTCACCCGACTCGTGCGCCACCAGCGTGGCCCCGGTGAAGATCGCCAGGTCTTCGAGCATGGCGCGCTGGCGTTCGCCGAAAACCGGCGCGCGCACCGCGATCACGGACATTCGGCCGAGACGGTGGTTCTCGACAAGGGTGGCGAGGGTCTCACCGCCGACGGTCCTCGCCACGACGAGCAAGCGCTGTCCGCCGCCGGCCACATAGGCCTCCAGGAATGGGAGCATCGGCCCCACGCCCCCGAGCTCGCGGTCGGTCACGAGCACGTCGCAGTCTTCGAGCTCCGCGCGCATGCCGGCGCCCGCCGTGGCCAGTTGGCGCGAGGCCAGCCCGCGCTCCAACCGCATTCCCTCGACGGTGCGCGCCTCGGTGTTGAGTCCCTGGCCGAGCTCGACGGTCACCGCCGCGCCCAGCCCATAGCGGTCGAAGATTCCGGCGATGATCTCCCCCAGGTCGGCATCGTGCGCCGCCAGCCCGGCCACCCAGGCCGTCTCGCGCCTGGTGGTAATCGGCCTGGCCTGCTCGCGCACGGCCTGGTCGACTTGCAGGACGGCGGCCGCCAGCCCCCGTCGCAGGCGCATCGGGTCCGCGCCCGCGGCCACCAGCCGCTGCGCTTCATGGGTCAGGGCCTGCGTCAGCACGGCGGCAGTGGTCGTGCCGTCGCCGGCGGCGGTGTTGGTGAGCCGGCAGGCCTCCGTGACGATGGCGGCGCCGGTCTGCAGAAATCCGTTGCGGAGCTGGATGTCCCGCGCGACTGATACCCCGTCATGCGTGATCTTCGGGGGGCCGATCTCTCCCCGGTAGGCCACGTTGCGTCCTCGCGGGCCCATGGTGCACTTGACGGTATTGGCGACGATGTCGACCCCGGCCGTGAGCGCCAGCCGCGCCTCGAGGTCGTGCAGGATCGCGACGTCGCTCACGGGTGCGCCTCATTGGCATCGTCGGACCGGTCCAATTCGAAGTCGGCCAGCTGGCGTCGCTGCGCGTCGGTGAGGTCGCATTCGGACAGCAAATCGGGCCGTCGGTCGAGCGTGCGCCGCAGCGCGTGCGCCCGCCGCCAATCCGCCACGCGCCCGTGGTCGCCGCTGAGCAGCGTGGCCGGCACGCGCCGACCGCGAAACTCCTCCGGGCGGGTGTACTGCGGGTGCTCCAGCAAGCCCGCGGCATGGGACTCATCCCGCACCGAGTCTTCGCATCCGACGACGCCCGGAATCAGCCGCGAGGTTGCCTCGATGAGCACCAGCGCGGGCACCTCGCCGCCGGCGACGACGTAGTCGCCGATGCTGACTTCTTCATCGATGACCAGGTCGCGCACCCGGTCGTCGACGCCCTCGTAGCGCCCGCAGACGAGGATCAGGTGTCCCCGCTCGGCCAGGCGCCGCACGGCCGGCTGGGTGAGGGGCGGAGCCTGCGGCGAGAGCAGCACCGTCCACGAGTCCGCGGTGCGCAGCTCTTCGACCGCGCGCACGATCGGCTCCGGCTTCATGAGCATGCCCGGCCCGCCGCCGTAGGCGTAGTCGTCAACCTGTCGATGGGGCGGCTCCGCCCACCGTCGCAAGTCGTGGACGCGGACGTCGATCAGCCCGCGTGCGCGCGCCTTGCCCAGCAGGCTTGCCTGCAGCACAGGTTCCAGCATGCCGGGAAAGATGGTGACGACATCGAAGCGCACGGACGCCCTCCGGCTTTCTGACCTAGCAGCGGTCCTTCAAGCGTACGCCGGAAATCGGTGGCGCCGCGACGCGCCTCGGGCGGGCGTCCCGGCGTCGGCGACGATCGCGCCTAGCTGGCTTCCTGGATATCGAGCGCCAGCCGGCGTCCCTGGCTGATGGGCGCCGCCTGCATGACGGCCCGGATCGCGATGGCCACCCGGCCCTGCCGCCCGATCACCCGCCCCATGTCCTGCGGATCGACGAACAGCTTGTACACGTGCAGGTGGTGGCGGCGAAAGCGCTCCACGCGCACCTCGTCGGGCACCGTGGCCAGGTTTCGGCCGATGAATTCGATCAGCTCGTCCACGGGTCCGGGCTACTCGCCGTTGCCGGCCGGCGCGGCGGCCGCGGCCTCGCGCGCGATCTCCAGCAGCTTGCGCACGCGCTCGGTGGGCTGGGCGCCCTTGCGGATCCACTCCTCGGTGCGCGGGACGTCCAGCACCACGGTGGATGGCTCGGTGAGGGGGTCGTAGTGACCAAGCTCGTCGACGCGGCGGCCGTCACGACCCGAGCGGCGTTCGGCCACGACCACCCGATAGTGCGGGCGGTTTCTCCGACCAAGCCGCGCCAGGCGGATTCGCAACATACGACCGTGCTCCAAACATGAAGGCGAGAAAAATCGAGCAGCCGCAAGGCTGCCCTGGGCCGCCATTATGCTACATGGCGGCTACGACTGGGCGGACGACCCCCCACTGTCGGCCGGCGCCTCGCCGTCGTCGGGGGGCCTCGCCGCCGGGGGGCACGTATTCGGGAATCTGGCTCGTGTCCAGCGAACCGTCCTCGTTCGGCCCGACCTCCCACCGCTCGGGCCAGGCTAGGAAAAGCGACGCGAACTGGTCCTTGAACAGCACCTGGTCGCCGAGCGCCACGTGGCGGTAGATGACGGTTTTCATGCCCTCGCGGGCTGAGTCCGTTTGCTTGACCTCGCCTGGTTCAAGCTCGGGGTTCGCCACGACCACCGGCGGCGGCGGCTCGGCAATTTCCCCGCGCGACGAATCGAGCGTGACCTTGCGCCCGATGGGCGCGCCGAAGATCTTGAATCGCAGGATCAGCCGCACCGGGTCGAACTCGCGTCGAATCAAGAGGTAGTGGGGGGTGTCGTTCGTCGCCCGAAGGTCCTGCCGTGGCTGCCAGATCGCCGCATCGAATCCGGGCGGACTGTCTTCGCCCAATTCGTAGTACCCAACGCGATAGACGTGCTGCCAACGCTCATCGATCGGCAGCCCGGCCCAAAACAGCGCCCGGAAGAGCGTGGTGGAAACCTGGCAGATGCCGCCACCCACGCCAGGCTCGGTGCGCGTGGGCGCGATGACCAGGCCCTCCACGAAGCCGTTGGCAACCGTGATCGGCCCCACCGTCTCGTTCAGGGAGAAGGACTGACCGGGCGCGATGATTGCGCCGTCGATGAGCCGAGATCCGTGGTCGATGTTGTGGATCCGGTTGTCTTCGGAGCCCCAGAAGATCGACTCGCCGACGGCGATGACGTTGTCGAACTGCAGCGCCTTGGCCGTCAGCCGACTGATGTCGGGCTTGACGATGACGATCGGCGCCTGCACCGCCGACTCGCCGCTGGCGAATGCGGTCTG from Chloroflexota bacterium harbors:
- the groEL gene encoding chaperonin GroEL, whose amino-acid sequence is MSDVAILHDLEARLALTAGVDIVANTVKCTMGPRGRNVAYRGEIGPPKITHDGVSVARDIQLRNGFLQTGAAIVTEACRLTNTAAGDGTTTAAVLTQALTHEAQRLVAAGADPMRLRRGLAAAVLQVDQAVREQARPITTRRETAWVAGLAAHDADLGEIIAGIFDRYGLGAAVTVELGQGLNTEARTVEGMRLERGLASRQLATAGAGMRAELEDCDVLVTDRELGGVGPMLPFLEAYVAGGGQRLLVVARTVGGETLATLVENHRLGRMSVIAVRAPVFGERQRAMLEDLAIFTGATLVAHESGDPWGSVPVSVLGHAARVRSDTTETLVMGGAGEPQAVADRAELLWLYRDRAKNQFDREKLEERIRNLSGAVSEIHVAAATDAERQEARQRVEDAVAATRAALEEGIVAGGGAALARAARDLTAPPDAHADEAYGWRVVRRALAAPVATIARNAGFEGAVVADAVAAADPPRAFDVTTGEYVDPLAAGIVDPVAVVRAALRYAASAAVMIVTSNAVVADAASYGPWVRGLRRRIARDAGILLAG
- the trmD gene encoding tRNA (guanosine(37)-N1)-methyltransferase TrmD, which translates into the protein MRFDVVTIFPGMLEPVLQASLLGKARARGLIDVRVHDLRRWAEPPHRQVDDYAYGGGPGMLMKPEPIVRAVEELRTADSWTVLLSPQAPPLTQPAVRRLAERGHLILVCGRYEGVDDRVRDLVIDEEVSIGDYVVAGGEVPALVLIEATSRLIPGVVGCEDSVRDESHAAGLLEHPQYTRPEEFRGRRVPATLLSGDHGRVADWRRAHALRRTLDRRPDLLSECDLTDAQRRQLADFELDRSDDANEAHP
- a CDS encoding KH domain-containing protein, with the protein product MDELIEFIGRNLATVPDEVRVERFRRHHLHVYKLFVDPQDMGRVIGRQGRVAIAIRAVMQAAPISQGRRLALDIQEAS
- the rpsP gene encoding 30S ribosomal protein S16 — protein: MLRIRLARLGRRNRPHYRVVVAERRSGRDGRRVDELGHYDPLTEPSTVVLDVPRTEEWIRKGAQPTERVRKLLEIAREAAAAAPAGNGE